A single window of Myripristis murdjan chromosome 21, fMyrMur1.1, whole genome shotgun sequence DNA harbors:
- the zgc:172182 gene encoding coiled-coil domain-containing protein 89 isoform X2 — translation MRFVPVAFSPHRLSEVDSVQTLEKLRGLATEDKTETEMLRSRVDEQSSLICILKQGADEMLLRCRSLQKMNTDLEDRVAVKHKELDLERKKSTIFERRFTDLASNHEKMIAFMNDYKRQNARLELENKHLRSENETLFSQKLQDKEVLVDKLTQEIKQLSEKYTNKDNEYCSSRKEIVEWQSKFNAQTTLYQSREKSLCDELQDTQQQLKKSVEMCKDLKLQLKKAGDDYALTEIRVKESITSLTKEKDKFLNLSMERGKVIQEKQEEIHLLEAKWNEEKKARIKAEERFKREAAAVNAHDKVKALQRALDESLTECEKLKKDFEAYKEHTTSLLKQEKELNAKLRHVIG, via the exons ATGAGATTTGTACCAGTAGCTTTCAGTCCACACAGATTGTCT GAGGTCGACAGTGTCCAGACGCTGGAGAAACTGCGCGGCCTTGCTACAGAAGATAAAACGGAAACAGAAATGTTGCGTTCCCGGGTTGATGAGCAGTCAAGTTTAATCTGTATTTTGAAACAAGGAGCAGACGAGATGCTTCTCCGTTGTCGGTCACTGCAGAAAATGAACACGGACCTGGAAGACCGAGTGGCAGTCAAACACAAGGAACTGGACTTGGAAAGGAAGAAGTCAACCATTTTCGAGAGAAGATTCACGGACTTGGCCAGCAACCACGAGAAAATGATCGCTTTCATGAACGATTATAAAAGACAGAATGCCCGTCTTGAGCTGGAGAACAAACACCTGCGCTCtgaaaatgagacacttttctCCCAGAAACTGCAAGATAAAGAAGTGCTAGTTGATAAACTTACACAGGAAATCAAACAGCTCTcagagaaatacacaaataaggACAATGAATATTG ctCTTCAAGAAAGGAAATAGTTGAATGGCAGTCTAAATTTAATGCACAAACAACCCTCTACCAATCAAGGGAGAAATCATTATGTGATGAACTGCAGGATACCCAGCAGCAGCTAAAGAAGTCTGTAGAGATGTGCAAAG ATCTGAAGCTTCAGCTAAAAAAGGCAGGAGACGATTATGCTTTGACAGAGATCAGAGTGAAAGAAAGTATAACAAGCCTCACCAAGGAAAAGGACAAATTCCTGAATCTGTCTATGGAAAGGGGAAAAGTAATACAG gagaaacaggaggaaatCCACTTGTTAGAAGCAAAATggaatgaggagaaaaaagccAGAATCAAAGCAGAAGAGCG GTTTAAACGGGAAGCAGCAGCTGTGAACGCACACGACAAAGTGAAGGCTCTCCAGCGTGCTCTCGATGAATCCCTGACAGAATGCGAGAAGCTGAAAAAG GATTTTGAAGCCTACAAAGAACACACCACCAGCCTCCTTAAACAGGAAAAGGAGTTAAATGCCAAACTCcgccatgtgattggctga
- the LOC115380380 gene encoding ATP synthase subunit beta, mitochondrial-like: protein MLGAVGRCCTGALQALKPGLKHLKTISGKHAALYSSRGYAAPAAQAALANGRIVAVIGAVVDVQFDEGLPPILNALEVLGRESRLVLEVAQHLGENTVRTIAMDGTEGLVRGQQVLDTGAPIRIPVGPETLGRIMNVIGEPIDERGPINTKQTAPIHAEAPEFTDMSVEQEILVTGIKVVDLLAPYAKGGKIGLFGGAGVGKTVLIMELINNVAKAHGGYSVFAGVGERTREGNDLYHEMIESGVINLKDTTSKVALVYGQMNEPPGARARVALTGLTVAEYFRDQEGQDVLLFIDNIFRFTQAGSEVSALLGRIPSAVGYQPTLATDMGTMQERITTTKKGSITSVQAIYVPADDLTDPAPATTFAHLDATTVLSRAIAELGIYPAVDPLDSTSRIMDPNIVGAEHYDVARGVQKILQDYKSLQDIIAILGMDELSEEDKLTVARARKIQRFLSQPFQVAEVFTGHLGKLVPLKETIKGFKSILAGEYDALPEQAFYMVGPIEEVVQKAEKLAEEHS, encoded by the exons ATGCTGGGCGCCGTGGGACGGTGCTGCACCGGGGCTCTGCAGGCTCTGAAGCCTGGGCTCAAGCACCTGAAGACGATCAGTGGGAAACATGCGGCTCTTTATTCGA GCAGGGGATATGCTGCCCCAGCTGCTCAGGCAGCACTGGCCAATGGCCGCATCGTAGCTGTGATTGGTGCTGTTGTGGATGTCCAGTTTGATGAGGGCCTCCCTCCCATTCTCAATGCCCTGGAGGTGTTAGGCCGTGAGAGCAGACTGGTGCTTGAAGTTGCACAACATCTGG GTGAGAACACTGTCCGCACAATTGCCATGGATGGCACAGAGGGTCTGGTGCGTGGACAGCAGGTTCTTGACACGGGAGCCCCCATCAGGATTCCTGTGGGCCCTGAGACACTGGGCAGGATCATGAATGTCATCGGAGAGCCCATTGATGAGAGGGGTCCAATTAACACCAAACA GACAGCTCCTATTCATGCTGAGGCCCCTGAGTTCACAGACATGAGTGTGGAACAGGAGATTTTGGTCACTGGCATTAAAGTGGTGGATCTGCTGGCCCCCTATGCCAAGGGAGGAAAAATTG GTCTGTTTGGTGGAGCTGGAGTCGGCAAAACTGTGTTGATTATGGAGTTGATCAACAACGTGGCCAAGGCTCATGGTGGCTACTCTGTGTTTGCTGGAGTGGGAGAGCGCACCCGTGAGGGAAATGACTTGTACCATGAAATGATTGAGTCTGGTGTCATTAATCTGAAAGACACCACGTCAAAG GTAGCGTTGGTGTACGGTCAGATGAATGAGCCTCCAGGTGCCCGTGCCAGAGTTGCTCTCACTGGTCTGACTGTTGCAGAATATTTCCGTGATCAGGAGGGACAGGATGTGCTTCTCTTCATTGACAACATCTTCAGGTTCACCCAGGCTGGATCAGAG GTGTCTGCCCTGTTGGGTCGTATCCCCTCTGCTGTGGGTTACCAGCCAACTTTGGCCACAGATATGGGTACAATGCAGGAGAGAATTACCACCACCAAAAAGGGCTCCATCACCTCAGTACAG GCCATCTATGTGCCTGCTGATGACTTAACGGACCCCGCTCCTGCCACTACTTTTGCTCACTTGGATGCAACAACTGTGTTGTCCCGTGCTATTGCTGAGCTTGGTATCTATCCTGCTGTGGACCCCCTGGATTCCACCTCTCGTATCATGGACCCCAACATTGTtggagcagaacattatgatgtTGCTCGTGGTGTACAGAAGATTCTTCAG gattacAAGTCCTTGCAGGACATCATTGCTATCCTGGGTATGGATGAGCTGTCTGAGGAGGACAAGTTGACTGTCGCTCGTGCTCGCAAGATCCAGAGGTTCTTGTCTCAGCCCTTCCAGGTAGCAGAAGTCTTCACCGGCCACCTGGGCAAGCTTGTGCCCCTTAAGGAGACAATCAAAGGCTTCAAGAGCATTCTAGCAG GTGAATATGATGCCCTGCCTGAGCAAGCGTTCTACATGGTGGGGCCCATTGAAGAAGTCGTCCAAAAGGCTGAGAAATTGGCCGAGGAGCATtcataa
- the zgc:172182 gene encoding coiled-coil domain-containing protein 89 isoform X1, whose amino-acid sequence MASPLGNARDLMKMMSDIKEEVDSVQTLEKLRGLATEDKTETEMLRSRVDEQSSLICILKQGADEMLLRCRSLQKMNTDLEDRVAVKHKELDLERKKSTIFERRFTDLASNHEKMIAFMNDYKRQNARLELENKHLRSENETLFSQKLQDKEVLVDKLTQEIKQLSEKYTNKDNEYCSSRKEIVEWQSKFNAQTTLYQSREKSLCDELQDTQQQLKKSVEMCKDLKLQLKKAGDDYALTEIRVKESITSLTKEKDKFLNLSMERGKVIQEKQEEIHLLEAKWNEEKKARIKAEERFKREAAAVNAHDKVKALQRALDESLTECEKLKKDFEAYKEHTTSLLKQEKELNAKLRHVIG is encoded by the exons aTGGCATCTCCACTGGGAAATGCAAGAGACCTCATGAAGATGATGAGCGACATCAAAGAG GAGGTCGACAGTGTCCAGACGCTGGAGAAACTGCGCGGCCTTGCTACAGAAGATAAAACGGAAACAGAAATGTTGCGTTCCCGGGTTGATGAGCAGTCAAGTTTAATCTGTATTTTGAAACAAGGAGCAGACGAGATGCTTCTCCGTTGTCGGTCACTGCAGAAAATGAACACGGACCTGGAAGACCGAGTGGCAGTCAAACACAAGGAACTGGACTTGGAAAGGAAGAAGTCAACCATTTTCGAGAGAAGATTCACGGACTTGGCCAGCAACCACGAGAAAATGATCGCTTTCATGAACGATTATAAAAGACAGAATGCCCGTCTTGAGCTGGAGAACAAACACCTGCGCTCtgaaaatgagacacttttctCCCAGAAACTGCAAGATAAAGAAGTGCTAGTTGATAAACTTACACAGGAAATCAAACAGCTCTcagagaaatacacaaataaggACAATGAATATTG ctCTTCAAGAAAGGAAATAGTTGAATGGCAGTCTAAATTTAATGCACAAACAACCCTCTACCAATCAAGGGAGAAATCATTATGTGATGAACTGCAGGATACCCAGCAGCAGCTAAAGAAGTCTGTAGAGATGTGCAAAG ATCTGAAGCTTCAGCTAAAAAAGGCAGGAGACGATTATGCTTTGACAGAGATCAGAGTGAAAGAAAGTATAACAAGCCTCACCAAGGAAAAGGACAAATTCCTGAATCTGTCTATGGAAAGGGGAAAAGTAATACAG gagaaacaggaggaaatCCACTTGTTAGAAGCAAAATggaatgaggagaaaaaagccAGAATCAAAGCAGAAGAGCG GTTTAAACGGGAAGCAGCAGCTGTGAACGCACACGACAAAGTGAAGGCTCTCCAGCGTGCTCTCGATGAATCCCTGACAGAATGCGAGAAGCTGAAAAAG GATTTTGAAGCCTACAAAGAACACACCACCAGCCTCCTTAAACAGGAAAAGGAGTTAAATGCCAAACTCcgccatgtgattggctga